A section of the Marinoscillum sp. 108 genome encodes:
- a CDS encoding endonuclease, whose translation MMKKYTFLLPFALLSFLAFGQAPSGYYDGTDGLTGEALKKQLHRISSGHKVWAYSDFRDTILPDLDEDPDNPDNIILFYKNASIPKANFASNNEPDYWNREHTWPKSHGFPDLSDTAYTDVHNLRPSDATVNTSKSNKDFNDVENIAANAEGEAPDTYTNADFWDPRDEIKGDVARILFYMDMRYESEALDLELVDHKSFSGDPELGVLFTLLRWHAQDPVDAAEIARHEKAYGYQNNRNPFVDHPEWVGEIWGTASEPFVSLDQSNFSQNFGTVPFGQSLVQQYTVNAYNLEGDLTVTVEAPFYVSSDNSTFSGSSTFTHADGVVSENFTVYLKFEPQQSDGGTYEGMVTHASAGLTSVELNVQGKEGEVTVTTIAKARQQELGSMAYVTGVVIDAGNNSGNSRVIFDGTAGIVVRSFDAGNESANLVQGDSIVVSGGLSDYAGVLQIEQSPITITLVAQGAMLPEPQEVTIAEVGEQYESELVVIRDAAFKDAGGTFAGGGSAGNFEIKDATGTMVFRIGSSEHPLVGTRIPNGLFDITGFVGEFAGDYQISVRDLEDMVLVDEEEEERPPVISIAEARTMVEGSVVTVKGIVIGGENNNRDNRVVFDGTAGLVVRSLDLGNASSVLVMGDSVMITGGIFDYNGLFEIEESPVYIDILNSGNALPEPQEITLSAVGEEYESELISLRNVSFVETGEFAVGNYTLTGDDAEVVFRVGTIDHPLVGTSIPQVSVDLIGYVGQSNEDYQVFVRVAEDLTFLEEVLGVKDARPSLNLVYPNPVSGLLHLHLPEGIDYPVNLSLFDLQGKKVKTAQVTEGTLSVEELQSGMYLLTLDKEGRIFYNRIIIE comes from the coding sequence ATGATGAAAAAATATACCTTCCTTCTTCCTTTCGCTCTTTTGAGTTTTCTTGCCTTTGGCCAGGCCCCTAGTGGCTACTATGACGGCACTGATGGACTTACCGGTGAGGCCCTGAAGAAACAACTTCACCGAATATCAAGTGGTCATAAAGTATGGGCCTATAGTGATTTTCGTGATACTATTTTGCCAGATCTGGACGAAGACCCTGATAATCCGGATAACATCATCCTCTTCTATAAAAATGCTTCCATTCCCAAGGCAAATTTCGCTTCCAATAACGAGCCTGATTATTGGAACAGAGAGCACACCTGGCCCAAATCTCATGGGTTTCCAGACCTCTCAGACACTGCATATACGGATGTTCACAACCTAAGGCCCTCAGATGCTACTGTAAACACTTCCAAGAGCAATAAAGACTTTAACGATGTGGAAAACATCGCTGCAAATGCCGAAGGTGAGGCGCCAGATACCTATACCAATGCAGATTTTTGGGATCCCAGAGATGAGATCAAAGGCGATGTAGCCCGCATACTGTTTTACATGGACATGCGCTATGAAAGTGAAGCGCTCGATTTGGAATTAGTGGATCACAAGAGTTTTTCCGGTGATCCCGAATTGGGCGTATTGTTCACCTTGCTAAGGTGGCATGCACAGGACCCGGTAGACGCTGCTGAGATTGCCAGACATGAGAAAGCCTATGGATACCAAAACAACAGAAATCCGTTTGTAGACCATCCGGAATGGGTGGGTGAAATCTGGGGAACAGCTTCAGAGCCATTTGTTTCACTTGATCAATCCAATTTTAGCCAAAACTTTGGAACTGTGCCTTTTGGTCAATCTCTTGTCCAGCAGTATACAGTTAATGCATATAACCTTGAAGGGGACTTGACGGTGACGGTTGAGGCTCCATTCTACGTCTCTTCGGACAATTCAACCTTTTCAGGGTCAAGCACCTTTACGCATGCTGATGGTGTGGTATCCGAAAACTTCACGGTCTACCTCAAGTTTGAGCCCCAGCAGTCTGATGGGGGTACCTATGAGGGCATGGTTACTCATGCATCTGCCGGCCTGACTTCTGTGGAATTGAATGTACAGGGCAAGGAGGGAGAAGTCACCGTTACTACTATTGCAAAGGCACGTCAGCAGGAACTTGGGAGCATGGCCTATGTAACAGGGGTGGTGATAGACGCAGGCAATAATAGTGGAAACAGCCGTGTGATATTTGATGGGACAGCAGGTATTGTAGTGCGGAGCTTCGATGCTGGTAATGAATCTGCTAACCTTGTGCAGGGGGATAGTATTGTGGTAAGCGGTGGCTTATCGGACTATGCAGGAGTGCTTCAGATAGAACAATCTCCCATTACCATCACCTTGGTGGCTCAGGGGGCCATGTTGCCAGAACCCCAGGAGGTGACTATTGCAGAAGTGGGCGAACAGTATGAATCCGAGCTGGTAGTGATCAGAGATGCGGCTTTTAAAGATGCAGGCGGCACTTTTGCTGGTGGTGGTTCTGCAGGTAATTTTGAAATTAAGGACGCCACAGGGACTATGGTTTTCAGAATAGGGTCGTCTGAGCACCCATTGGTGGGTACTCGCATTCCCAATGGTTTATTTGATATCACAGGTTTCGTCGGAGAATTTGCGGGGGATTATCAGATTTCGGTCAGGGATTTGGAAGACATGGTGTTGGTAGACGAAGAGGAGGAGGAACGGCCTCCAGTGATCAGCATTGCAGAGGCGCGTACTATGGTCGAAGGAAGTGTCGTCACTGTGAAAGGCATCGTGATTGGTGGTGAAAATAACAACAGGGATAATCGGGTGGTCTTTGATGGCACGGCAGGGCTTGTGGTCCGCAGCCTTGACCTGGGGAATGCTTCTTCTGTCCTGGTCATGGGGGATAGTGTGATGATCACTGGTGGAATTTTTGACTATAATGGCCTTTTTGAAATAGAAGAGTCTCCGGTATACATAGATATCCTCAATAGTGGGAATGCCCTTCCTGAACCACAAGAGATTACATTATCGGCAGTGGGTGAGGAATATGAATCTGAGCTGATCAGCCTCAGGAATGTTTCCTTTGTGGAAACGGGTGAGTTCGCCGTGGGGAATTACACTCTGACAGGAGATGATGCAGAGGTTGTTTTTAGAGTTGGTACCATCGATCATCCTCTGGTGGGGACGAGTATTCCCCAGGTCTCTGTGGATCTCATCGGTTATGTGGGGCAGTCGAATGAAGATTATCAGGTATTTGTCAGGGTGGCCGAAGATCTCACCTTTTTGGAAGAGGTGTTGGGAGTGAAAGACGCCCGACCTTCACTGAACCTTGTCTACCCCAATCCTGTTTCGGGGTTGCTGCATTTGCATTTACCTGAGGGAATCGATTACCCGGTAAACTTGTCGCTTTTTGATTTACAAGGCAAAAAAGTAAAAACAGCCCAGGTGACGGAAGGAACCCTCAGTGTTGAGGAATTGCAATCCGGCATGTATCTACTCACTCTTGATAAAGAGGGGCGGATATTTTATAATCGAATAATCATAGAATGA
- a CDS encoding choice-of-anchor J domain-containing protein, whose amino-acid sequence MIFKNIKFIYALLLVGVFACDPMQDVYDDLDKGSTGGVTSDVAFTMTEDDFELALPIAENGSDSSSMNSFYNFSDEQARKYIPYILSKKFPQLAKGSSANVTYAQYQGSSSTANTYSRASVYTLDAEDYESAGESVGMAGFFSPSYPASAYVPAILLAEVQDPTEDQVYGVSYKYSVTDPEFDYENAGDQTVYVEGFTEDISAYTVKEVSGDLAVWTYVIFSDGSAQGSGYSGGAQENEEWLVSPEIDLSGLTEAKLHMSHVTRFLDGNAVSDFLNVKISTDYTGDIATATWETVSFPDWVDGGSSNTAVEVEAMIDAYAGSKVTLAFAYKSSSTIAPRWQLAEIKVTTPGSVGVIAEDPTNMTDYYSYSGGAWSKDNGAYYLTAADYDAMGAPGQYDNFSSSVPADPYIITYLKTNYPFAQEEDELVVVYKYYSSSAGATQTRSNLYTVVGGSWTAYSAVIDATLLFAFDGTAWVPDNTIKITFGAPDYTWISENFKDKNPGGSSNMGTYGNFSCFEWSDDQIFDAITSRLDVIYSSIEEGQKYQVTYSIYCGASSEPSLAVIYQGGAWEKL is encoded by the coding sequence ATGATATTCAAAAATATAAAATTCATTTACGCCTTATTGCTAGTAGGGGTATTTGCATGCGATCCTATGCAGGACGTATACGATGACCTGGATAAGGGGAGTACAGGTGGGGTGACCTCAGATGTGGCTTTCACCATGACAGAAGATGATTTCGAATTGGCATTGCCAATAGCTGAAAACGGTAGCGATTCATCAAGTATGAATAGTTTTTACAACTTTTCTGATGAGCAGGCTCGAAAGTATATTCCTTATATTTTGAGTAAGAAATTTCCACAGTTGGCGAAAGGTTCTTCTGCCAATGTGACTTATGCTCAGTATCAGGGAAGTTCGTCTACGGCGAATACTTACAGCAGAGCCAGTGTGTATACTTTGGATGCTGAAGATTACGAAAGTGCAGGAGAGTCAGTAGGGATGGCAGGCTTTTTCTCACCTTCATACCCGGCATCTGCTTATGTTCCCGCCATTTTGCTGGCTGAAGTTCAGGATCCTACAGAGGATCAGGTATATGGTGTCTCTTACAAATATTCAGTGACAGACCCGGAGTTTGACTATGAGAACGCCGGTGATCAGACTGTATACGTTGAAGGATTTACTGAAGATATTTCTGCTTACACCGTGAAGGAAGTTTCAGGAGATTTGGCCGTATGGACTTACGTGATCTTTAGTGATGGTAGTGCTCAGGGCTCAGGATATTCTGGTGGAGCTCAGGAGAATGAAGAGTGGTTAGTTTCTCCGGAAATTGATCTGTCTGGTTTGACTGAAGCAAAACTGCACATGAGTCATGTGACTAGATTTTTGGATGGTAATGCCGTTTCAGATTTCTTAAATGTGAAAATCTCAACTGATTACACAGGTGACATTGCTACAGCCACATGGGAGACTGTTTCATTCCCTGATTGGGTAGATGGTGGTAGCAGTAACACTGCAGTGGAAGTAGAGGCGATGATTGATGCATACGCTGGATCAAAAGTGACTTTGGCATTTGCATATAAGTCTTCTTCGACCATTGCTCCAAGATGGCAGCTGGCTGAGATCAAAGTGACTACTCCAGGATCTGTTGGAGTTATCGCTGAGGATCCTACCAATATGACAGATTACTACTCGTATTCTGGTGGAGCCTGGTCAAAAGACAACGGGGCTTACTACCTAACTGCGGCAGATTATGATGCCATGGGTGCTCCTGGTCAGTATGACAACTTCAGCAGCTCTGTGCCTGCTGATCCATACATCATCACTTACCTGAAGACGAACTATCCTTTTGCTCAGGAGGAAGATGAGTTGGTAGTGGTATACAAATATTACTCTAGTTCAGCTGGTGCTACACAGACAAGAAGCAACCTCTACACAGTAGTAGGAGGAAGCTGGACAGCATACTCTGCTGTAATAGATGCCACTTTGTTGTTTGCTTTTGATGGTACTGCCTGGGTTCCTGACAATACCATAAAGATTACTTTTGGTGCACCGGATTATACCTGGATATCTGAAAACTTCAAGGACAAAAACCCTGGAGGATCAAGCAATATGGGGACTTACGGAAACTTTAGCTGCTTTGAGTGGTCAGACGATCAAATCTTTGATGCCATTACTTCACGACTTGATGTGATCTACAGTAGCATCGAAGAGGGACAGAAATATCAGGTGACTTACTCTATCTACTGTGGAGCTTCTTCAGAGCCTTCACTTGCAGTCATTTACCAAGGTGGTGCCTGGGAAAAACTTTAA
- a CDS encoding TonB-dependent receptor domain-containing protein, which produces MRKTLRNYALVASMLLASVASFGQSRITGTVVDAENGEGLPGASVVLKGTTNGTITDFNGDFSLTVEKSTATIVISFVGFQTVERTINLSETQSLGKIELAPGANELSPLEVIASVAVDRKTPVAVSTIKRAVIEENASNQEFPELLKSTPGVYATKQGGGYGDSRINVRGFNDENVAVLINGVPVNDMENGNIYWSNWAGLTDVTTTMQVQRGLGASKVAVPSIGGTINIITKTTDLEKGGNVYQGFGNNGYLKTSFSLNTGLTENNWAISVSGAKITGDGWADGTQFVGYNYFMNISKVLNDKHTLSFTGFGAPQVHGQRQNMHSIAKFREAPQGLRYNADWGVLNGDVVNVEDNFYHKPQFSLNHYWTISNKSELSTAVYYSTGTGGGGGYATEEDAVTGFEPTFNNYRTGGTYSPYDLDAIVDLNQTSSDGRALGYLRASRNDHRWYGVLSTYTQEINDNIDILAGLDGRFYKGIHFSEVYDLLGAEYVYDDNNMNNPNAALNVGDKRDYYNDGLVGWAGAFLQGEYSSGPLAAFLTLSASNTSYQRIDYFQYAPEDQATPWQNFFGYQVKGGANYNLNRNHNVFANVGYFEKAPDFDAVFQNFRNDINSEAENQKILSYELGYGYRSPKFSGNVNLYRTGWNDRTFTKSFQGDDDKLYYANILGVNALHQGVEIDFTYTPVKALKVIGMLSLGDWTWSDDVNSVNVFDEQQNIIETIDQLYIADIKVGGSAQTTGALGIDYNIIPAFKVGVLYTYFSKFYADYDPTNRTSSEIAGIQAWEVPTYGLLDVKARYDFKIGDLDANLFVNANNLFDVEYISDAQDTNSTAAGASVFYGVGRTWTTGLKINF; this is translated from the coding sequence ATGAGGAAAACTTTACGCAATTATGCACTTGTCGCTTCGATGCTTCTGGCATCGGTGGCATCTTTCGGGCAGAGCAGAATTACAGGAACTGTAGTTGATGCCGAGAACGGAGAGGGGCTACCAGGAGCGAGCGTTGTTCTAAAAGGAACAACCAATGGAACCATTACTGATTTCAATGGAGATTTCAGCTTAACAGTTGAAAAGAGCACGGCTACTATCGTGATCTCATTTGTTGGATTTCAGACTGTAGAGAGAACAATCAACCTTAGCGAGACACAAAGCCTGGGCAAAATAGAGTTAGCACCAGGTGCTAATGAGTTGAGCCCATTGGAAGTAATTGCTTCTGTGGCGGTGGATCGTAAGACACCAGTGGCTGTTTCTACTATCAAGCGAGCTGTGATAGAGGAGAATGCCTCAAATCAGGAATTTCCTGAGCTGCTAAAGAGTACGCCCGGAGTTTATGCCACCAAGCAAGGTGGTGGTTACGGTGACTCTAGAATCAACGTGCGTGGTTTCAATGATGAGAATGTAGCTGTGTTGATCAACGGTGTACCCGTGAATGACATGGAGAACGGAAACATCTACTGGTCTAACTGGGCTGGTTTGACAGACGTGACTACTACCATGCAGGTGCAAAGAGGCCTCGGCGCTTCTAAAGTGGCTGTGCCTTCTATTGGTGGTACAATCAATATTATCACTAAAACAACTGACCTTGAAAAAGGAGGTAATGTATATCAGGGCTTTGGTAACAACGGATATCTGAAGACTTCCTTTTCTTTGAATACTGGCCTTACTGAAAACAACTGGGCCATCTCTGTATCCGGTGCTAAGATCACCGGTGATGGATGGGCAGACGGTACTCAGTTTGTGGGATATAACTATTTCATGAATATCTCTAAAGTACTGAATGACAAGCACACACTTTCTTTTACAGGATTTGGTGCGCCACAGGTACACGGTCAGAGACAAAATATGCATTCAATTGCCAAGTTCAGAGAAGCTCCACAGGGATTGAGATACAATGCTGACTGGGGTGTATTGAATGGTGATGTGGTGAATGTGGAGGATAATTTTTACCACAAGCCACAATTTTCACTGAACCACTATTGGACCATCAGCAACAAATCTGAATTGTCTACTGCAGTATATTACTCTACCGGTACTGGTGGAGGTGGCGGATACGCTACTGAAGAAGATGCTGTTACAGGGTTTGAACCTACTTTTAATAACTACAGGACAGGTGGTACCTATAGCCCATATGATTTGGACGCTATTGTGGATCTGAATCAGACATCATCTGACGGCAGAGCACTGGGTTACCTGAGAGCTTCCCGAAATGACCACAGATGGTATGGTGTACTCTCTACTTATACTCAGGAAATCAATGATAACATTGACATTCTTGCAGGTTTGGATGGAAGGTTCTATAAAGGTATTCACTTCTCTGAGGTGTATGACCTCCTTGGAGCGGAGTATGTTTATGATGATAACAACATGAACAACCCCAATGCAGCATTGAATGTGGGAGACAAAAGAGACTACTACAACGATGGTTTAGTAGGATGGGCAGGAGCCTTTTTGCAGGGAGAGTACTCAAGTGGTCCATTGGCTGCATTTTTGACACTTTCAGCTTCAAATACTTCTTATCAGAGAATTGATTACTTCCAGTATGCTCCGGAAGATCAGGCTACACCATGGCAGAACTTCTTTGGCTACCAGGTGAAAGGTGGTGCTAACTACAACCTGAACAGAAACCACAATGTATTCGCCAATGTGGGTTACTTCGAGAAAGCACCGGATTTTGATGCGGTATTCCAAAACTTCAGAAATGACATCAACTCAGAGGCAGAAAACCAGAAGATCCTTAGCTACGAGTTGGGATATGGTTACAGAAGCCCTAAGTTCTCTGGTAATGTAAACTTGTACAGAACAGGATGGAACGACCGTACGTTCACCAAGAGTTTTCAGGGTGATGATGACAAGCTTTACTACGCGAACATTTTGGGTGTGAACGCATTGCATCAGGGTGTTGAGATAGATTTCACTTACACGCCTGTGAAAGCACTAAAAGTGATTGGTATGCTTTCATTGGGTGACTGGACATGGTCTGATGACGTAAACAGTGTGAACGTTTTTGATGAGCAGCAGAATATCATCGAAACCATCGACCAGTTGTATATCGCTGATATCAAGGTTGGTGGTTCGGCGCAAACCACCGGTGCATTGGGTATAGATTATAACATCATACCTGCTTTCAAGGTGGGTGTACTTTACACATACTTCTCTAAGTTCTATGCAGACTACGATCCTACGAACAGAACCAGTTCTGAGATAGCCGGCATACAGGCATGGGAAGTACCCACTTACGGTTTGCTGGATGTAAAAGCAAGATACGATTTCAAAATTGGAGATCTGGATGCCAATTTGTTTGTGAATGCCAACAACTTGTTTGATGTGGAATACATTTCAGATGCGCAGGATACCAATTCTACAGCAGCTGGAGCTAGCGTATTCTACGGTGTAGGTAGAACATGGACCACAGGCCTGAAGATCAATTTTTAA
- the murQ gene encoding N-acetylmuramic acid 6-phosphate etherase, with product MDKLPDTEKASKYERIEEMSTLDVLSNINREDATVADAVALAIPQIQRLVDAIVSRMQTGGRLFYIGSGTSGRLGVVDASECPPTFGVPHDLVVGIIAGGDGAIRKAVEFAEDDQKQAWEDLKAYFPDEKDTVIGLAASGTTPYVIGGVSEARAHGLLTGCIACSAGSPLGKVVEFPIEAVVGPEFITGSTRMKSGTAQKMILNMISTSVMIKLGRVKGNKMVDMQLSNHKLVARGVRMLMNELKIDQREAESELKRFGSVRAVLKNREKL from the coding sequence ATGGATAAATTACCAGATACCGAGAAGGCCTCAAAATATGAGCGAATAGAAGAAATGTCCACTTTGGATGTTCTCTCAAATATAAATCGTGAAGATGCCACTGTGGCTGATGCCGTGGCGCTCGCCATCCCTCAAATCCAGCGTCTCGTGGACGCAATAGTGAGCCGGATGCAGACAGGAGGCCGATTATTTTACATAGGCTCTGGTACCAGTGGTCGGCTGGGGGTGGTTGATGCATCTGAGTGCCCGCCCACCTTTGGGGTACCGCACGATCTCGTGGTGGGTATCATTGCTGGGGGTGATGGAGCCATACGAAAGGCAGTGGAGTTTGCCGAGGATGATCAAAAACAGGCTTGGGAAGATTTGAAGGCTTATTTTCCTGATGAAAAAGATACAGTGATAGGCTTGGCGGCTTCCGGTACTACCCCATACGTAATAGGGGGAGTGAGTGAGGCGAGGGCCCATGGATTGCTTACTGGCTGTATTGCCTGCAGTGCCGGATCGCCATTAGGAAAGGTGGTAGAGTTTCCCATAGAGGCAGTGGTTGGGCCGGAGTTCATCACAGGCAGTACACGGATGAAATCAGGAACCGCTCAGAAAATGATTCTTAATATGATCTCCACTTCTGTAATGATAAAGCTGGGGCGGGTGAAGGGTAATAAAATGGTGGATATGCAGCTGAGTAATCACAAGTTAGTAGCGCGCGGGGTAAGGATGCTGATGAATGAACTGAAAATAGATCAGCGAGAAGCTGAAAGTGAGCTAAAACGTTTCGGATCGGTCAGGGCAGTTTTGAAGAACCGTGAGAAGTTATAA
- a CDS encoding N-acetylglucosamine kinase: MILIADAGGTKTDWRLLDDKQISQFTSRGFNLKTQEFDTYLRELPMELAGLKGISRIYFYTAGLVTEQDAQRINARLESFYPGAKSHAFSDTLGAARSLFAAQAGYVCLLGTGAGAALYDGQEIAERVPSLGYILGDEGSGADLGRSLLQTYLRQGLPADLQDTFKAQFSELNEAAVLEVVYKQPGANAFLAQFVPFIVEHQNHPFVYQLVSGGFHRYFQAFFPDKEKYQGAPFRFIGSVAHLLSNILRRVASGYGYRIDLIAQSPIAGLTLYHQEHG, encoded by the coding sequence ATGATATTGATAGCAGATGCAGGGGGCACTAAAACAGATTGGAGGCTGCTGGATGATAAGCAAATTTCCCAGTTCACTTCCAGAGGCTTCAACCTGAAGACTCAGGAATTTGATACCTACCTGAGGGAATTGCCGATGGAGCTTGCAGGCTTGAAGGGTATTTCCAGGATTTACTTTTATACTGCCGGGCTGGTGACGGAGCAGGATGCTCAAAGGATAAATGCTCGGCTGGAGTCTTTTTATCCGGGCGCCAAGAGTCATGCCTTCTCAGATACACTTGGTGCCGCTCGCTCACTTTTTGCGGCTCAGGCCGGGTATGTTTGTCTGCTCGGTACCGGGGCAGGTGCGGCATTGTACGATGGTCAGGAAATTGCTGAGAGAGTGCCTTCGCTAGGGTATATTTTGGGAGATGAAGGAAGTGGTGCCGATCTGGGGAGATCCCTTTTACAGACTTACCTCCGGCAGGGATTGCCGGCTGATTTGCAAGACACATTCAAAGCGCAATTCTCAGAACTGAATGAAGCTGCCGTGCTGGAAGTTGTGTACAAACAGCCGGGGGCCAATGCCTTTTTGGCTCAGTTTGTTCCATTCATCGTGGAGCATCAAAACCACCCTTTTGTTTACCAATTAGTATCAGGTGGTTTTCATCGGTACTTTCAGGCTTTTTTTCCCGATAAGGAAAAGTACCAGGGCGCGCCGTTCAGATTTATAGGTTCAGTAGCGCATCTTCTGAGTAACATTCTTCGTCGCGTTGCCTCGGGCTACGGATATCGCATCGACCTCATAGCACAAAGCCCCATAGCAGGACTCACCTTATATCATCAAGAACATGGATAA
- a CDS encoding cytochrome b5 domain-containing protein, whose translation MREITRSQLALRNGQDKDDIWIAYQGRVYDVTISRMWRDGKHYEHWAGQDLTDELPDAPHTEKVFERFSQIGILVP comes from the coding sequence ATGAGAGAAATTACCAGATCACAACTGGCTCTGAGAAACGGGCAGGACAAAGACGATATCTGGATTGCCTACCAGGGCCGGGTGTATGACGTGACGATCTCACGAATGTGGCGGGACGGCAAACATTACGAGCATTGGGCCGGGCAGGATCTTACCGATGAGCTGCCCGATGCTCCCCATACCGAAAAAGTCTTTGAGAGGTTCTCGCAAATTGGCATCTTAGTACCATGA